In Mariluticola halotolerans, one DNA window encodes the following:
- the fliN gene encoding flagellar motor switch protein FliN, which produces MAATEMEQQGPVADKTAADLEAVFDVPVRISVVLGRTKMPVANLLKMDVGTVVELDRQVGEAIDIYVNDRLVARGEIVLVEDRLGVTMTEIIKAS; this is translated from the coding sequence ATGGCGGCGACTGAAATGGAACAGCAAGGCCCGGTGGCCGACAAGACCGCCGCCGACCTTGAAGCCGTGTTCGATGTGCCCGTGCGCATTTCCGTTGTACTCGGCCGCACCAAAATGCCGGTGGCCAATCTGCTGAAAATGGATGTCGGCACCGTGGTCGAACTCGACCGGCAGGTGGGCGAAGCCATCGATATTTACGTCAATGACCGGCTGGTCGCACGCGGCGAAATTGTGCTCGTCGAAGACCGGCTTGGCGTGACCATGACTGAAATTATCAAAGCCTCGTAG
- a CDS encoding flagellar hook assembly protein FlgD codes for MATSAIGSGTGISTQSAMSSSRQTIAENFDTFLSILTTQLKNQNPLEPLDTNQFTQQLVQFTGVEQQLKTNEFLEALVMGAQNDGVAAATAANQAVNLIGKTIVAGSSVSSLKDGNASWTYTVARDAPNAEVTIRNAKGEIVHTQSVALQAGQGNFEWDGKDASGLDFDEGQYSITIDAKDATGNPVSVLTQIKGVVDMVDLTGSEPVLVVNGSRIYLDSVLSVTNTPAATDGEDTADA; via the coding sequence ATGGCAACCAGTGCTATTGGCAGCGGAACAGGCATTTCCACGCAATCGGCGATGTCCAGCTCCCGCCAGACCATTGCGGAGAATTTCGACACCTTCCTGAGCATCCTCACCACCCAGCTCAAGAACCAGAACCCGCTTGAACCACTCGACACCAACCAGTTCACCCAGCAATTGGTTCAGTTCACCGGCGTTGAGCAGCAGCTCAAGACCAATGAGTTCCTTGAAGCGCTGGTCATGGGTGCCCAGAATGATGGCGTTGCCGCCGCCACAGCGGCCAACCAGGCCGTCAATCTTATCGGCAAAACCATCGTTGCCGGCAGTTCCGTCTCTTCCCTGAAGGACGGTAATGCCTCCTGGACCTACACTGTCGCCCGTGATGCGCCCAATGCCGAGGTCACCATCCGCAATGCCAAGGGCGAGATCGTCCACACCCAGTCCGTGGCGCTGCAAGCCGGCCAGGGTAATTTTGAATGGGATGGCAAGGACGCAAGCGGCCTTGATTTTGATGAGGGCCAGTATTCCATCACCATCGATGCCAAGGATGCCACTGGCAATCCTGTCTCTGTACTCACCCAGATCAAGGGTGTCGTTGATATGGTCGATCTGACCGGCAGCGAGCCTGTTCTGGTGGTCAACGGCTCCCGCATCTATCTCGATTCAGTGCTCTCGGTCACGAACACACCGGCAGCCACAGACGGCGAAGATACAGCCGACGCCTGA
- the flbD gene encoding sigma-54-dependent transcriptional regulator FlbD yields MRLLIIGALEGQLTQATKLAMQGGAKVAQASSIEIALATLRAGKGADLLLVDVMIDIPLLLASLEAERIHIPVVACGTETNAAAAVNAIRAGAKEYIPLPPDAELIAAVIAAVARESTDLLYRDPSMAKVVQLADQIAASEASVLITGESGTGKEVMAKYLHARSKRAGKPFISINCAAIPEALLESELFGHEKGAFTGAVARRIGKFEEATGGTLLLDEISEMDVRLQAKLLRAIQERLIDRVGGSKPVAIDIRILATSNRDLAEAVKEGSFREDLLFRLNVVNLRLPPLRERPGDIAALSEHFVEKYAAANGVGKRILSDAARNELMQAPWPGNVRELENTLHRAVLLSSSETIEPDAIRMPDGTGLADAARQNSAAAQVAQTAETLTRAMVGRTVADVERELILDTLDHCLGNRTHAANILGISIRTLRNKLNLYTDDGIPVPHPGEQRNSAA; encoded by the coding sequence ATGCGGCTATTGATCATCGGAGCGCTTGAGGGACAACTCACACAGGCGACCAAACTGGCCATGCAGGGCGGCGCCAAAGTGGCCCAGGCCTCTTCCATCGAGATCGCGCTGGCCACCTTGCGCGCCGGCAAGGGTGCCGACCTGCTCCTGGTCGATGTCATGATCGACATCCCCCTGCTGCTCGCCAGTCTTGAAGCCGAGCGCATCCACATTCCCGTTGTCGCCTGTGGCACCGAAACCAATGCCGCGGCCGCCGTCAACGCCATCCGCGCCGGGGCCAAGGAATATATCCCCCTGCCGCCCGATGCCGAGCTGATCGCCGCTGTCATCGCCGCCGTCGCCCGCGAAAGCACAGACCTGCTCTATCGCGATCCGAGCATGGCCAAGGTCGTCCAGCTCGCCGACCAGATCGCCGCCTCAGAGGCGAGCGTTCTGATCACCGGCGAAAGCGGCACCGGCAAGGAAGTGATGGCCAAATATCTGCATGCCCGTTCCAAGCGCGCCGGCAAGCCCTTCATCTCCATCAACTGCGCCGCCATTCCCGAAGCCCTGCTCGAATCCGAACTCTTCGGTCACGAAAAAGGCGCCTTCACCGGCGCGGTCGCCCGCCGCATCGGCAAGTTCGAGGAAGCCACAGGCGGCACCCTGCTACTCGACGAAATCTCGGAAATGGATGTGCGCCTGCAGGCCAAATTGCTGCGCGCCATTCAGGAACGCCTGATCGACCGCGTCGGCGGCTCCAAGCCCGTCGCCATCGACATCCGCATCCTCGCCACCTCCAACCGCGACCTTGCTGAGGCCGTCAAGGAAGGCTCGTTCCGCGAGGATTTGCTGTTCCGCCTCAACGTGGTCAATCTGCGCCTGCCCCCCTTGCGCGAACGCCCCGGCGATATCGCCGCCCTGTCCGAGCATTTCGTCGAAAAATATGCCGCCGCCAACGGGGTCGGCAAACGCATCCTGTCCGATGCCGCCCGCAATGAGCTGATGCAGGCCCCCTGGCCGGGCAATGTGCGCGAACTGGAAAACACCCTCCACCGCGCGGTCCTGCTCTCCAGTTCCGAGACAATCGAGCCCGACGCCATCCGCATGCCCGATGGCACCGGCCTCGCCGACGCCGCCCGCCAGAACTCCGCCGCCGCCCAGGTCGCCCAGACCGCCGAAACCCTGACCCGCGCCATGGTGGGCCGTACCGTGGCCGATGTGGAACGCGAATTGATCCTCGACACCCTCGATCACTGCCTTGGCAACCGCACCCATGCGGCGAATATCTTGGGTATCTCGATCCGCACCTTGCGCAACAAGCTCAACCTTTATACCGATGACGGCATCCCGGTGCCGCACCCCGGCGAACAACGCAACAGCGCAGCTTAG
- the sciP gene encoding CtrA inhibitor SciP — protein sequence MTVQMRPRVKYVIGPDGSPLTIADLPPTNTKRWVIRRKAEVVAAVRGGLLSLEEACDRYTLSVDEFLNWQAAIDKHGLAGLRTTWIQHYREG from the coding sequence ATGACCGTTCAAATGCGTCCGCGCGTTAAGTATGTCATCGGGCCGGATGGGTCTCCGCTAACTATTGCGGACCTTCCCCCCACCAACACCAAACGCTGGGTTATCCGGCGTAAAGCCGAAGTGGTTGCTGCCGTGCGCGGTGGCCTGCTCAGTCTTGAGGAAGCCTGTGATCGCTATACCCTTAGCGTTGACGAGTTCCTCAACTGGCAGGCAGCCATCGACAAGCATGGGCTTGCAGGTCTGAGAACGACCTGGATCCAGCATTACCGAGAAGGTTAA
- a CDS encoding L-serine ammonia-lyase, which produces MFVSVFDIFKISVGPSSSHTMGPMLAASGFAELVQAQWRAEFAECAICCRLYGSLAYTGVGHGTHAAVLAGWLGFVPETFDPEAAHKAVEAMQAEGALRLANGQNLRFEADKAIIADRETRLPLHPNGMRFELQDKAGEPVFGETYYSVGGGFVLTEAEMGTRDSVVLADDDVPYPFANADEMLAMGEKSGLGISAMKRANETARQEAEQVDARLLHVWEVMDRSIARGLMGEGELPGGLKVQRRARGVAERMRAATGHNDAPLHTAVDWLSAYAMAVNEENAMGGQVVTAPTNGAAGVIPAVIRYYLDHVPGADRAQVPEMLLTASAIGGLIKFNASISGAEVGCQGEVGSASAMAAAALCCALGGSNAQIENAAEIALEHHLGMTCDPIRGLVQVPCIERNGMGAVKAVAAASLALAGDGRHIVSLDACIETMRQTGRDMDERYKETSLAGLSVSVPEC; this is translated from the coding sequence ATGTTTGTCAGCGTGTTCGATATCTTCAAGATCAGTGTGGGACCATCCTCTTCGCATACGATGGGGCCGATGTTGGCGGCATCTGGATTTGCCGAGCTGGTGCAGGCGCAATGGCGGGCGGAATTCGCCGAGTGCGCGATCTGCTGCCGGCTCTATGGCTCGCTGGCTTATACCGGGGTTGGGCATGGCACCCATGCTGCCGTGCTGGCGGGGTGGCTGGGGTTTGTGCCCGAGACATTTGACCCCGAGGCGGCGCATAAAGCGGTTGAAGCGATGCAGGCTGAGGGCGCGCTGAGGCTTGCAAACGGGCAGAACCTGCGGTTTGAAGCCGACAAGGCGATTATTGCCGACCGCGAAACGCGCCTGCCGCTGCACCCCAATGGCATGCGATTTGAACTGCAGGACAAGGCCGGCGAACCGGTGTTTGGCGAGACCTATTATTCTGTTGGCGGTGGCTTTGTGCTGACCGAGGCGGAGATGGGCACACGTGACAGCGTGGTGCTTGCCGATGACGATGTGCCCTATCCGTTTGCCAATGCGGATGAAATGCTGGCGATGGGGGAGAAATCGGGCCTTGGCATTTCGGCAATGAAGCGGGCCAATGAAACGGCGCGGCAAGAGGCCGAGCAGGTGGATGCGCGCCTGTTGCATGTGTGGGAGGTGATGGACCGGTCGATTGCGCGCGGGTTGATGGGTGAGGGCGAATTGCCCGGCGGGCTGAAAGTGCAACGGCGGGCGCGCGGCGTGGCGGAACGGATGCGGGCGGCCACGGGCCATAATGATGCGCCGCTGCATACGGCGGTGGACTGGCTTTCAGCCTATGCCATGGCGGTAAATGAAGAGAACGCGATGGGTGGCCAGGTGGTGACCGCGCCGACCAATGGGGCGGCCGGGGTGATCCCGGCGGTTATTCGCTATTATCTCGACCATGTGCCCGGCGCGGACCGGGCGCAGGTGCCCGAAATGCTGCTGACGGCTTCGGCGATTGGCGGGCTGATCAAGTTCAATGCCTCGATATCCGGGGCGGAAGTGGGCTGTCAGGGGGAGGTTGGATCAGCCTCGGCCATGGCAGCGGCGGCGCTTTGCTGTGCCTTGGGGGGCAGCAATGCGCAGATTGAAAATGCGGCAGAGATTGCGCTTGAACATCATTTGGGGATGACGTGCGATCCGATACGCGGGCTGGTGCAGGTGCCGTGCATTGAACGCAATGGCATGGGGGCGGTGAAGGCGGTGGCTGCCGCATCGCTGGCGCTGGCGGGGGACGGGCGGCACATTGTGTCGCTGGATGCGTGTATCGAGACCATGCGCCAGACCGGGCGCGACATGGATGAGCGCTACAAGGAAACCTCGCTGGCGGGGCTGAGCGTCAGCGTGCCAGAATGCTGA
- a CDS encoding FliH/SctL family protein, with translation MTATPAKFTFDLDMSHRREKSRVVTNDKLAALLEEARQEGYAQGHAEGQKSELARVQQALLAATEKLAQQTVNLTASVNEIHKANLGEAVQLGKAVGGKLATHLVAREPLAELEALITECLASLEHAPHLVIRCHPDLADAIRETAEKRIAASGFTGRLMIMGEPEIALGDGRIEWVDGGLVRDSGTISEQIDKSIASYLSANGVTLAEETEQ, from the coding sequence ATGACAGCAACCCCCGCAAAATTCACCTTTGATCTGGATATGAGCCACCGCCGCGAGAAGTCGCGCGTGGTCACCAATGACAAGCTCGCTGCCCTGCTGGAAGAGGCGCGGCAGGAGGGTTATGCGCAAGGTCATGCGGAAGGGCAGAAAAGTGAACTGGCCCGTGTGCAACAAGCCCTTTTGGCTGCCACCGAAAAGCTGGCCCAGCAAACCGTGAACCTGACGGCGAGCGTCAATGAAATCCACAAGGCAAATCTGGGCGAAGCCGTACAATTGGGCAAGGCTGTCGGGGGAAAGCTGGCGACCCATCTTGTAGCGCGCGAACCCCTCGCCGAACTAGAAGCATTAATCACCGAATGCCTGGCCTCACTCGAACATGCCCCGCATCTGGTGATCCGCTGCCATCCCGATCTGGCTGACGCCATCCGCGAGACGGCCGAAAAGCGCATTGCCGCCAGCGGCTTTACCGGCCGCCTGATGATCATGGGCGAACCCGAGATCGCTTTGGGGGACGGCCGCATCGAATGGGTCGATGGCGGCCTTGTGCGCGATAGCGGCACCATTTCCGAACAGATCGACAAATCTATTGCCAGCTATTTGAGCGCCAATGGCGTCACCCTGGCCGAGGAGACTGAACAATGA
- the fliF gene encoding flagellar basal-body MS-ring/collar protein FliF encodes MARIAAMAVVAIMLLGFFALITFRFSAPQMAPLYTDLTFDDSAAIVSELQSINVPYELRSEGATILVTRDQITQLRMTLAESGLPTRGQVGYEIFDQQNTLGATSFVQNINQLRALEGELARTITSLARIKTARVHLVLPERELFRRERKDPTASIVLGVRGELSAGEIRAIQHLVAAAIEGLTTNRVSIVDDAGRLLASGGDGADDITAMAGQMEERTLGIETRLRNRVESMLNNVLGPGRARVQVSAEIDMNRLTRTSETFDPDGQVVRSSQIRELSNNAKGPAQDGSVSVANELPGASADANNGASVEQSATTEETTNFEISKTTQTEVSEAGSIKRLSVAVVVDGRYTQDAGGAATYEPRTAEEIDQINALVRSAVGFMADRGDQVEVVNMQFAERPELASLGTDAPGLLDFTRDDLMSAASMAVTLIISLALLFFVLRPLVKRVLEPDNEPLALPTAAEVPAGALEQTSEAPAEQKPAKPQWMDQAKMLGESQIETLRDVGTLVEENPKQSTLVVRDWLGQSAAA; translated from the coding sequence ATGGCGCGAATAGCGGCCATGGCCGTTGTTGCGATTATGTTGCTGGGCTTTTTTGCCCTGATTACATTTCGGTTTTCAGCGCCGCAGATGGCGCCGCTTTACACTGACCTGACTTTTGATGACAGCGCGGCAATCGTCAGCGAGCTGCAATCCATCAATGTGCCTTATGAATTGCGCAGCGAAGGGGCGACCATTCTCGTCACCCGCGATCAGATTACCCAATTGCGCATGACCCTTGCCGAAAGCGGCCTGCCCACACGTGGTCAGGTCGGTTACGAGATTTTTGACCAGCAGAATACGCTGGGTGCCACCAGCTTTGTGCAAAACATCAATCAATTGCGCGCCCTAGAAGGCGAACTGGCCCGCACCATCACCTCGCTGGCCCGCATCAAGACCGCCCGCGTACATCTTGTCCTGCCCGAGCGCGAATTGTTCCGCCGCGAACGCAAGGACCCAACCGCATCCATCGTTCTGGGTGTCCGGGGCGAATTGTCCGCCGGCGAAATCCGGGCCATCCAGCATCTGGTTGCTGCCGCTATCGAAGGCCTGACCACCAACCGGGTTTCCATCGTTGATGACGCGGGCCGCCTGCTCGCCTCTGGTGGCGACGGGGCAGATGACATCACCGCCATGGCCGGACAGATGGAAGAACGCACCCTCGGCATTGAAACCCGCCTGCGCAATCGCGTTGAGAGCATGCTCAATAACGTGCTTGGCCCAGGCCGCGCCCGGGTGCAGGTCAGCGCCGAAATCGACATGAACCGGCTGACCCGCACCTCCGAAACATTTGATCCCGATGGCCAGGTCGTGCGCTCCTCACAAATCCGCGAACTGTCCAACAATGCCAAGGGCCCCGCGCAGGACGGGTCGGTCTCTGTTGCCAATGAATTGCCCGGCGCTTCCGCCGACGCCAATAATGGTGCCTCGGTCGAACAATCCGCCACCACCGAAGAAACCACCAATTTCGAGATCTCCAAGACCACCCAGACCGAGGTCAGCGAAGCTGGCAGCATCAAGCGCCTCTCGGTCGCCGTGGTCGTTGACGGTCGCTACACCCAGGATGCCGGCGGCGCGGCCACCTATGAACCGCGCACCGCCGAAGAAATCGACCAGATCAACGCCCTCGTCCGCTCAGCCGTCGGCTTCATGGCCGACCGTGGCGATCAGGTTGAAGTCGTCAACATGCAGTTCGCCGAACGCCCCGAACTGGCAAGTCTTGGCACCGACGCGCCGGGCCTCCTCGATTTCACCCGCGATGACTTGATGAGCGCCGCCTCTATGGCCGTGACCCTCATTATCTCGCTGGCCCTCCTGTTCTTTGTGCTCCGCCCGCTGGTCAAGCGTGTGCTTGAACCCGATAATGAACCACTGGCCCTGCCCACCGCCGCAGAAGTGCCCGCGGGCGCCCTGGAACAGACAAGTGAAGCGCCTGCCGAACAGAAACCGGCCAAACCGCAATGGATGGATCAGGCAAAAATGCTCGGCGAGAGCCAGATTGAAACCCTGCGCGATGTCGGCACCCTCGTTGAAGAAAATCCCAAACAGTCCACACTCGTCGTCCGTGACTGGTTGGGTCAGTCAGCGGCGGCCTAG
- the flhA gene encoding flagellar biosynthesis protein FlhA → MADTTQTGPATPPGPGVSSSPFKSVIDMLRQPDIGLAIGVMSIIIVLILPMPAWTLDILLALSIVFSVLILMTALFIHKALEFSAFPTVLLIAAMMRLALNLASTRLILSDGHTGTAAAGHVIEAFGNFVMRGNFVIGVVVFGILIIVNFVVITKGSGRIAEVAARFTLDAMPGKQMAIDADLSAGLIEEAEARARRKELEDESTFFGAMDGASKFVRGDAIAGLLITFINIIGGIIIGVGQQGLSFGEAANNYTLLTVGDGLVSQIPSLIVSTAAGLLVSKAGVVGSADQALAKQFTDYPRALGMSAAVMVLLAFVPGMPILPFLALAGGAGFIAFRSTRQKEAKAQEQENEAAEKIADAARPPAEAPITDSLKIDELKLELGYGLLALVRGENGASDRLTEQIKALRRQLAVDLGFVMPPVRILDNMQLEPNTYIVKIKEVEAGEGVVHANHLMVMDPAGRPIDLPGQRTNEPTFGLPATWIEPALRDEAELKGLSIIDPSTVISTHLTEVLKANVSDLLSYANVQGLLKGLDGDQQKLVEDLVPGQISVSGIQRTLQSLLSERISIRDLPTILEGIAEVAGQNLSPQAIAEHVRTRLARQLCAANMSQDNTLPLLTLSPQWERSFAEAMVGDGTNRHLAMAPSKLQEFISSIQTAFENAAQMGEIPVLITSPSIRPHVRAIIERFRPQTVVMSQNEVHPRVRLRTIGAV, encoded by the coding sequence ATGGCTGACACAACCCAGACAGGTCCTGCGACACCGCCCGGTCCCGGCGTAAGCTCTTCGCCTTTCAAATCCGTCATCGACATGCTGCGCCAGCCAGATATCGGGCTGGCCATCGGCGTGATGAGCATCATTATCGTTCTGATCCTGCCCATGCCGGCATGGACGCTCGATATTCTTTTGGCCCTGTCGATCGTTTTCTCCGTTTTGATCCTGATGACCGCGCTGTTCATCCACAAGGCGCTGGAATTCTCGGCCTTCCCGACGGTATTGTTGATTGCGGCCATGATGCGCCTGGCGCTCAATCTCGCCTCCACCCGGCTCATTCTCTCCGATGGCCACACCGGCACCGCCGCGGCCGGTCACGTCATCGAGGCGTTCGGCAATTTCGTCATGCGCGGCAATTTCGTCATCGGCGTTGTCGTCTTCGGCATCCTGATCATCGTCAATTTCGTGGTCATCACCAAAGGCTCCGGCCGTATCGCTGAAGTCGCAGCGCGCTTCACGCTCGACGCCATGCCCGGCAAGCAGATGGCCATCGATGCCGATCTCAGCGCCGGCCTCATCGAGGAAGCCGAAGCCCGCGCCCGCCGCAAGGAACTGGAAGACGAAAGCACCTTTTTCGGGGCCATGGACGGTGCCTCAAAATTCGTGCGCGGCGATGCTATTGCCGGCCTGTTGATCACCTTCATCAACATTATCGGCGGCATCATTATCGGCGTCGGCCAGCAGGGTTTGAGCTTTGGCGAAGCCGCCAACAATTATACCCTTCTCACCGTGGGCGATGGCCTCGTCAGCCAGATCCCGTCGCTGATCGTCTCCACAGCCGCCGGCCTTCTTGTCTCCAAGGCAGGCGTTGTCGGCAGCGCCGATCAGGCCCTGGCCAAACAGTTCACCGATTATCCGCGCGCCCTTGGCATGTCCGCCGCCGTCATGGTGCTTCTCGCTTTCGTGCCCGGCATGCCCATCCTGCCCTTCCTGGCCCTTGCGGGCGGCGCCGGCTTCATCGCCTTCCGCTCCACGCGCCAAAAGGAAGCCAAAGCCCAGGAACAGGAAAACGAAGCCGCCGAGAAAATCGCCGACGCGGCCCGTCCCCCTGCCGAAGCGCCGATCACCGACAGCCTCAAGATCGACGAGTTGAAACTCGAACTCGGCTATGGGCTTCTGGCGCTGGTGCGTGGCGAAAACGGCGCATCCGACCGGCTGACCGAGCAGATCAAGGCATTGCGCCGCCAGCTCGCCGTCGATCTCGGCTTTGTCATGCCGCCGGTGCGCATTCTCGATAATATGCAGCTCGAGCCCAACACCTATATCGTCAAGATCAAGGAAGTTGAGGCGGGCGAAGGCGTGGTCCATGCCAATCACCTCATGGTCATGGATCCGGCAGGCCGGCCCATTGACCTGCCCGGCCAGCGCACCAATGAACCAACTTTCGGTCTGCCCGCCACATGGATCGAACCGGCCCTGCGCGATGAAGCGGAACTCAAGGGTCTCTCGATCATCGATCCCTCAACCGTCATCTCGACCCATCTGACCGAAGTGCTCAAGGCCAATGTTTCCGATCTGCTCAGCTATGCCAATGTGCAGGGTCTGCTCAAGGGGCTCGATGGCGATCAGCAAAAACTGGTCGAGGATCTGGTCCCCGGCCAGATTTCCGTCTCCGGCATTCAGCGCACCCTGCAATCGCTTTTGAGCGAACGCATCTCCATCCGCGATCTGCCCACCATCCTCGAAGGCATTGCCGAAGTTGCCGGGCAAAATCTCTCGCCCCAGGCAATTGCCGAGCACGTCCGCACGCGGCTGGCCCGCCAGCTATGCGCCGCCAATATGAGCCAGGACAATACCCTGCCCCTGCTCACCCTTTCCCCCCAGTGGGAGCGCAGTTTCGCTGAAGCCATGGTCGGCGATGGCACAAATCGCCACCTCGCCATGGCCCCCTCAAAACTGCAGGAATTCATTTCCTCAATTCAGACCGCCTTCGAAAATGCCGCGCAAATGGGCGAAATCCCGGTGCTCATCACCTCGCCCTCCATTCGCCCCCATGTCCGCGCCATCATCGAGCGGTTCCGCCCGCAAACCGTGGTCATGAGCCAGAACGAAGTCCACCCCCGCGTGCGCCTGCGCACAATCGGCGCGGTCTAG
- the fliG gene encoding flagellar motor switch protein FliG, protein MQTGLVVGEDADHRALSGNEKAAVLLLALGPDHGRPIWEELDEMEIRQLSRSMVGLGPITQAMLDELLAEFVTIVSSNGALSGNTESTERLLMSFLPADRVEVIMEEIRGPAGRNMWEKLSNVQEDILANYLKNEYPQTIAVVLSKISTDHASRVLAVLPEELALDVVQRMLGLDPVQKEILEKIEATLRTEFMSTLSHTQRRDSHEQMAEIFNSFDRQTEARFMTSLEEASRDSAERIKELMFTFEDLTRLEASAIQTLLQAMDKKDTALALKGANDAAKEFFFGNMSARASKMLQDDMDAMGPVRLKDVDQAQGKMVSIAKDMAARGEIIITKGKGDEEMIA, encoded by the coding sequence ATGCAGACCGGACTGGTCGTCGGTGAAGACGCCGACCACCGGGCACTTTCAGGCAATGAAAAGGCAGCCGTGCTCTTGCTCGCGCTTGGCCCCGATCATGGGCGGCCGATCTGGGAAGAACTCGACGAGATGGAAATCCGTCAGCTCTCGCGCTCCATGGTTGGCCTCGGCCCGATCACCCAGGCAATGCTCGACGAACTGCTGGCCGAATTTGTCACCATTGTTTCCTCCAATGGCGCGCTTTCAGGCAATACCGAGAGCACGGAACGTTTGCTGATGTCCTTCCTGCCCGCTGACCGGGTCGAGGTCATCATGGAAGAAATCCGCGGCCCCGCCGGGCGCAACATGTGGGAAAAGCTCTCCAATGTTCAGGAAGACATTCTCGCCAATTATCTGAAAAACGAGTACCCGCAGACCATCGCCGTCGTGCTCTCGAAGATTTCGACCGATCACGCCAGCCGCGTGCTCGCCGTACTGCCCGAAGAGCTGGCGCTCGATGTGGTGCAGCGCATGCTGGGGCTGGATCCGGTGCAAAAGGAAATCCTTGAAAAGATCGAGGCGACCCTGCGCACCGAATTCATGTCCACCCTCTCCCACACCCAGCGCCGCGACAGCCATGAACAAATGGCCGAAATCTTCAATTCCTTCGATCGCCAGACCGAAGCCCGCTTCATGACCTCGCTGGAAGAAGCCAGCCGAGACAGCGCCGAGCGCATCAAGGAACTCATGTTCACTTTCGAGGACCTCACCCGTCTCGAAGCCTCGGCCATCCAGACCCTGTTGCAGGCCATGGACAAGAAAGACACAGCCCTCGCCCTCAAGGGTGCCAACGATGCGGCCAAGGAATTCTTCTTTGGCAACATGTCCGCCCGCGCCTCAAAAATGCTGCAGGACGACATGGATGCCATGGGCCCAGTGCGCCTTAAAGACGTCGATCAGGCGCAGGGCAAAATGGTCTCCATCGCCAAGGACATGGCCGCACGCGGCGAAATCATTATTACCAAGGGCAAGGGCGACGAGGAGATGATTGCCTGA